A window of the Aspergillus flavus chromosome 6, complete sequence genome harbors these coding sequences:
- a CDS encoding amino acid transporter (GABA transporter): protein MRQNSTDANADAALARMGYKSELPRNLSMLSILGLSFAIMAAPFGLSTTLYITLTDGQCVSIIWGWVLVTLISIGIAASLAEICAVYPTAGGVYYWSAMLSTKEWAPMMSFVDGWLTLVGNWTVTLSITFSGGQLILSAISLWNEDFVANAWQTILMFWAVIWFCAMVNIFFSRWLDIINKVCIFWTAASVVIILITLLTMADHRNDGAYVFGHYDASQSGWPSGWAFFVGLLQAAYTLTGYGMVAAMCEEVQNPHREVPKAIVLSVVAAGITGVVYLVPILFVLPDVKTLLNVASGQPIGLIFKTVTGSAGGGFGLLFLILGILMFAGIGALTAASRCTYAFARDGAIPGFRMWRKVNDRLDVPVYAILLSTVIDCLLGLIYFGSTAAFNSFTGVATICLSTSYGVPILINVIRGRQAVKESTFSLGRFGYAINIITICWIVLSVVLFCMPVSLPVDASSMNYASVVFAGFAAISITWYVGYARKHFTGPPVTGDDVADVIPGKAVDAENAYPDEAAMGEKK from the exons ATGCGTCAAAATTCCACCGATGCCAACGCCGATGCGGCGTTGGCCAGGATGGGCTACAAGAGTGAATTGCCACGCAACTTGAGTATGCTGAGTATCCTCGGTCT CTCCTTCGCCATTATGGCTGCACCCTTCGGTCTCAGTACCACCCTGTACATCACACTCACCGACGGCCAATGTGTGAGCATCATCTGGGGCTGGGTCCTCGTCACATTAATTTCCATCGGTATTGCCGCCTCCCTCGCCGAAATCTGCGCTGTGTACCCGACCGCTGGAGGTGTCTACTACTGGAGCGCCATGTTATCGACGAAGGAATGGGCCCCGATGATGTCGTTCGTGGATGGCTGGCTGACACTGGTGGGAAATTGGACGGTCACCCTGAGCATTACCTTCTCCGGGGGACAGTTGATTCTCAGTGCTATCTCGTTGTGGAACGAGGATTTCGTGGCCAATGCTTGGCAGACCATCCTCATGTTCTGGGCGGTGATTTGGTTCTGCGCGATGGtcaatatcttcttctcccgatggctggatatcatcaacaaggTGTGCATCTTTTGGACCGCGGCGAGCGTGGTCATCATCTTGATTACGCTCCTGACCATGGCGGACCATCGCAACGACGGTGCATATGTTTTTGGTCATTATGATGCGTCGCAGAGCGGATG GCCATCGGGATGGGCCTTCTTCGTCGGCCTACTTCAGGCAGCATATACCCTAACGGGGTATGGCATGGTAGCGGCTATGTGCGAAGAGGTACAGAACCCACACCGCGAGGTCCCGAAAGCGATCGTCCTCTCCGTCGTCGCAGCCGGTATCACAGGCGTGGTCTATCTAGTCCCTATCCTATTCGTACTCCCCGACGTAAAGACACTACTCAACGTCGCCAGCGGCCAGCCCATCGGCCTGATCTTCAAAACCGTGACCGGATCCGCCGGGGGCGGCTTCGGCCTTCTCTTCCTAATCCTGGGCATCCTCATGTTCGCAGGAATCGGAGCCCTAACCGCCGCCAGTCGATGCACGTATGCCTTCGCCCGCGACGGCGCCATCCCTGGATTCCGCATGTGGCGCAAGGTCAACGACCGCCTCGACGTGCCCGTATAcgccatcctcctctccaccGTCATCGACTGTCTCCTGGGTCTGATCTACTTCGGCTCCACGGCCGCCTTCAACTCCTTCACGGGTGTCGCCACCATCTGCCTTTCGACTTCATACGGGGTACCCATCCTCATCAACGTGATTCGTGGCCGCCAGGCCGTCAAAGAATCGACCTTCTCGCTGGGTCGCTTCGGCTATGCgatcaacatcatcaccatctGCTGGATTGTTCTGTCCGTGGTGCTCTTCTGTATGCCTGTGTCGCTGCCGGTCGATGCGTCGAGTATGAATTATGCCAGTGTGGTCTTTGCTGGCTTTGCGGCGATTAGCATCACTTGGTATGTCGGGTATGCGAGGAAACATTTCACGGGACCGCCTGTCACGGGCGACGACGTGGCCGACGTCATTCCGGGGAAGGCTGTTGATGCCGAAAATGCGTATCCGGATGAGGCTGCGATGGGTGAGAAGAAGTGA
- a CDS encoding acyl CoA binding protein-domain-containing protein, producing MSDSVDRVFVHALNTVKRIPRTGTARPPASERLKLYGLYKQSMEGDVEGVMDRPVGNTADVYAECEKWDAWFAQRGLSRTEAKRRYISTLIETMHRYASQTPEARELVSELEFVWDQVKMNTSVSSASSGSPVQAVAPPLSHSQPSYASIGGRLARSDYEHLVATARGDSRLRVLSPVSQPEEVFQRRRGSLGNRGQDEDEEEEEEYAEAQDNLDEDDDAHDNDDGSYNHATTEDGSQHDVDEAVLRSGRGKKPPDVDSRRWRRRVEQALTKMTAEIAAVREQMEARAVAHRRRNSVWAWLKWLVWVTLRQVIFDLAILGMLLIWMRIRGDRRLEGKLKVGWAEVKTRLSKLKGLRRVSKVHKCP from the exons ATGTCGGACTCTGTGG ATCGAGTCTTCGTCCACGCCCTCAACACCGTTAAACGCATCCCCCGAACCGGTACCGCCCGGCCACCCGCCTCCGAGCGATTGAAGCTCTATGGCTTGTACAAACAAAGCATGG AAGGCGACGTGGAGGGGGTAATGGACCGACCGGTCGGGAATACAGCGGACGTGTATGCGGAGTGTGAGAAGTG GGATGCATGGTTCGCGCAACGCGGATTATCTCGTACCGAGGCGAAACGGAGATACATCTCGACTCTCATTGAGACGATGCATAGGTATGCGTCGCAGACGCCTGAGGCTAGGGAATTGGTTTCGGAGCTGGAGTTTGTTTGGGATCAGGTGAAGATGAATACCTCTGTGTCGTCGGCGTCTAGTGGGAGTCCTGTGCAGGCGGTTGCGCCGCCGTTGTCGCACTCGCAGCCGAGTTATGCGAGTATTGGGGGTCGCTTGGCTCGGTCGGATTATGAGCATTTGGTTGCTACGGCGCGGGGGGATTCGAGGTTACGGGTGCTTAGTCCGGTTAGTCAACCGGAGGAGGTGTTTCAGCGACGGCGAGGGTCTCTTGGAAATCGGGggcaggatgaagatgaggaggaggaagaggagtatGCTGAGGCGCAGGATAATcttgacgaagatgatgacgctcatgacaatgatgatggCTCTTATAACCATGCCACTACTGAGGATGGTAGTCAGCATGATGTTGATGAGGCTGTACTACGCAGCGGTCGTGGCAAGAAACCCCCGGATGTCGATAGTCGGCGGTGGCGGCGCAGAGTCGAGCAGGCCTTGACCAAGATGACCGCTGAGATTGCCGCGGTAAGGGAGCAGATGGAAGCCCGTGCCGTGGCTCATCGCCGCCGGAATAGTGTCTGGGCGTGGCTGAAATGGCTCGTCTGGGTCACGCTTCGACAGGTCATCTTTGACCTGGCTATtctggggatgttgttgatcTGGATGCGGATTCGCGGGGACCGACGGCTGGAGGGTAAGCTCAAGGTCGGGTGGGCGGAGGTGAAGACGCGGTTGTCGAAGTTGAAAGGGCTTCGACGGGTGTCCAAGGTACATAAATGCCCCTAG
- a CDS encoding putative NADH-ubiquinone oxidoreductase 19 kDa subunit (NADH-ubiquinone oxidoreductase subunit) has translation MAAREPQFNQQVLVDTTPMPADIPSVQEVGATSAPLTSAAYFIGDRCKAFNDDYMKCKQEANGRGEFDCLKEGRKVTRCAASVIKDINTHCLKQFTAHWECLENNNHHLWECRKPEMELNKCVFDKLGLKKTIPGAPEGQTPVHLRPKQIYAQFPGPQY, from the exons ATGGCGGCCCGAGAACCTCA GTTCAACCAACAGGTCCTGGTGGACACCACGCCCATGCCGGCGGACATTCCCAGTGTCCAGGAAGTCGGCGCGACCTCGGCACCCCTGACCAGTGCGGCGTACTTTATCGGCGACAGGTGCAAGGCCTTCAATGATGACTACATGAAGTGCAAGCAGGAGGCCAATGGAAGGGGGGAGTTCGATTGTCTGAAGGAGGGACGGAAGGTGACGAGATGTGCTGCTTCTGT TATCAAAGATATCAACACCCACTGCCTGAAACAATTCACCGCGCACTGGGAGTGTCTTGagaacaacaaccaccatcTGTGGGAGTGCCGGAAGCCCGAGATGGAGCTGAATAAGTGTGTCTTTGACAAGCTG GGCCTCAAGAAGACGATCCCCGGCGCCCCCGAGGGCCAGACCCCGGTTCATCTGCGTCCCAAGCAGATTTATGCTCAGTTCCCTGGTCCTCAGTATTAG
- a CDS encoding nuclear pore complex, p54 component (nucleoporin, putative) translates to MSLFGNQTQTQQSGGLFGSSTTANKPSPFGGAATGGSLFGSNTTGTGTQQSSGGLFGQTQNQGATGAAPASGGLFGSSTATSQPQQSGGLFGNTTTQNQPQTGGLFGNTATQQKPAGGLFGGLGQSTQQQQPQQQQTGGGLFGGALGQQKPQGSLFGGTLGQTTQQQQAPQQGGGLFGGGLGQTQQQPQQQQSLFGGTLLGGQQQQGQQQQQQPQLGQSVQQPGSSLWSPGRAVTGVHRTVPTQIAIVKDKWDTASRNSPFRAYLYNHVGEEAAPFYQPGPDDDESKWEEALRKRPAPGYVPVIVRGFFELGKRAQRQKDFLTMMQTRLHEINNCLTELLSRHDLKISVRIADCRRKHLVLSKRCLALAAKTQVLRNRGYAMDDAEEELKKKLALLERSVFDPSLNGREEEIWARMLAIREHSKRLQLEMEKAGPGAAAQADDELDEQTMKTAKKILDDYHTQIKHLQKELESVRKDFDEAEKLQGRVDH, encoded by the exons ATGTCTCTCTTTGGAAATCAGACTCAGACCCAGCAGTCCGGCGGACTGTTTGGGTCATCAACGACCGCGAATAAGCCCAGCCCCTTTGGCGGCGCTGCCACTGGAGGAAGCCTTTTTGGCTCGAACACCACCGGAACTGGAACCCAGCAGAGTAGCGGCGGTCTCTTTGGACAGACACAGAACCAGGGCGCGACAGGTGCTGCTCCTGCTAGCGGTGGTCTGTTCGGTTCGTCGACAGCGACATCTCAGCCTCAGCAGAGCGGCGGTCTCTTCGGAAACACTACGACACAGAATCAACCGCAGACGGGCGGACTTTTCGGGAATACTGCCACCCAGCAGAAGCCCGCTGGTGGTCTCTTTGGTGGATTGGGCCAGTCGacacagcaacagcagccgcagcagcaacagaCGGGCGGTGGATTGTTCGGGGGTGCGTTGGGTCAGCAGAAGCCTCAGGGCAGTCTGTTTGGAGGTACACTAGGACAGACGacacagcagcaacaagcgCCGCAACAGGGTGGTGGTCTTTTCGGAGGTGGATTAGGTCAGACACAGCAGCaaccgcagcagcagcagagtTTATTTGGAGGCACCCTACTAGGTGGTCAACAGCAACAGggccagcagcaacaacaacagcctcAATTGGGCCAGTCGGTGCAACAGCCGGGGTCGAGCCTTTGGTCGCCTGGTCGCGCCGTCACTGGAG TACATCGGACTGTTCCGACACAGATCGCGATCGTCAAGGATAAATGGGACACTGCCAGCCGCAATTCCCCGTTCCGAGCGTACTTGTATAACCATGTCGGCGAAGAGGCGGCACCATTCTACCAACCCGGACCGGACGACGACGAATCGAAATGGGAGGAAGCGTTGCGCAAGAGGCCCGCACCTGGCTATGTGCCAGTTATTGTGAGAGGCTTCTTCGAGCTGGGTAAGAGAGCCCAGCGGCAAAAGGACTTCCTTACCATGATGCAAACCCGCCTCCACGAGATCAATAACTGTCTCACCGAATTGCTCTCCCGCCACGACCTTAAGATCTCCGTCAGGATAGCCGATTGCCGGCGGAAGCACCTTGTCCTGAGCAAGCGGTGTCTGGCGCTTGCGGCAAAGACCCAAGTCCTACGCAACCGGGGCTACGCGATGGACGACGCggaggaggagctgaagaagaaactcGCCCTGCTGGAACGCTCAGTCTTCGACCCCTCCTTGAACGGACGCGAAGAAGAGATCTGGGCCCGAATGCTGGCGATCCGGGAACACTCGAAACGCCTGCAgctggagatggagaaggctgGCCCGGGTGCCGCTGCCCAGGCGGATGACGAATTGGATGAACAGACTATGAAGACTGCTAAGAAG ATATTGGACGACTATCATACCCAGATCAAGCACCTGCAGAAGGAACTGGAGTCCGTGAGGAAGGACTTCGACGAGGCAGAGAAGCTCCAAGGCCGGGTAGATCACTAG
- a CDS encoding transcription factor iws1 (transcriptional elongation factor Iws1, putative), producing MSASPEIKPVEEDPVQAPTPGAGDDEAQGVEETAAADLDAADEKDNGSDDESILSEVDEAQFEDFDPENVDVEDRPQLAIDEDNLKLIGRHKRKRTEDGERSTRKREGRREKKSRRMRELEEGGDDGDGKAKKRERKRREPTPEDDETLDPATRRRRALDRAMDEALKKPTKRRFRKADGIDLEQMADAEIEDMRKRMTHAAQMDAISRREGKPAMHKLKMLPEVVSLLNRNQYVNSLVDPEINLLEAVKFFLEPLDDGSLPAYNIQRDLMTSLAKLPINKEALVASGIGKVIVFYTRSKRPEAGIKRMAERLLAEWTRPILQRSDDYSKRVYQEAEFDPRKVQRTTQSAQATAAEARARELLPPRLANRARAEITHTSYTVVPRPTMVQESKFARPLGASGEDRFRKMRARQIAASKGSRR from the exons ATGTCGGCCAGTCCAGAGATCAAACCGGTCGAGGAAGACCCCGTGCAAGCGCCTACCCCCGGCGCCGGCGATGACGAAGCCCAGGGCGTCGAGGAAACAGCCGCTGCCGACTTGGACGCAGCAGATGAAAAGGACAACGGCTCCGATGACGAGTCGATTCTGTCGGAGGTAGACGAGGCGCAGTTCGAGGACTTTGATCCTGAGAATGTCGACGTCGAGGACCGGCCGCAGTTGGCGATTGATGAGGATAATCTGAAGCTTATTGGACGGCATAAGCGGAAGAGGACTGAGGATGGGGAGCGGTCGACGCGCAAGAGGGAGGggcggagggagaagaagagtcgGCGGATGagggagttggaggaggggGGTGATGATGGGGATGGTAAGGCgaaaaagagggagaggaagaggagggagcCCACTcctgaggatgatgagacgTTGGATCCTGCTACTC GTCGTCGTAGGGCTTTGGATCGTGCTATGGATGAGGCGCTCAAGAAGCCTACTAAGAGGCGTTTTCGCAAGGCGGATGGTATT GATCTGGAACAAATGGCCGATGCCGAGATTGAGGATATGCGCAAGCGCATGACCCATGCTGCTCAGATGGACGCTATTAGTCGTCGGGAGGGCAAGCCCGCTATGCATAAGTTGAAAATGCTGCCTGAGGTGGTCTCTCTACTCAATCGAAACCAGTATGTCAACAGTCTGGTTGACCCCGAAATCAACCTGCTTGAGGCGGTGAAGTTCTTCCTGGAGCCTTTGGATGACGGCTCGCTGCCGGCCTACAATATCCAGCGTGATTTGATGACTTCGCTGGCTAAGCTTCCGATCAACAAGGAGGCGCTTGTTGCGAGTGGAATCGGCAAGGTGATTGTGTTCTACACCCGGAGTAAACGTCCCGAAGCCGGCATCAAGCGTATGGCTGAGCGTCTGCTTGCTGAATGGACGCGCCCTATCCTCCAGCGTAGCGATGATTACTCCAAGCGAGTCTACCAGGAAGCGGAGTTCGATCCTCG AAAAGTTCAACGTACTACACAATCGGCCCAGGCCACTGCGGCAGAAGCGCGCGCTCGCGAACtgcttcctcctcgtctGGCGAACCGTGCCCGCGCCGAGATCACACATACCAGCTACACTGTCGTGCCTCGTCCGACGATGGTGCAGGAGAGCAAGTTCGCGCGGCCACTGGGTGCCAGTGGAGAGGATCGATTCCGAAAGATGCGTGCACGACAGATTGCGGCGTCGAAGGGATCGCGTCGATAG
- a CDS encoding putative MFS peptide transporter, with protein MSDTISRGKSNALETLKAPLSEQETIVLSAAPSPHDDGYATPTGEELESLRRVAGSVKWTAYTIAFVELCERFSYYGTTAVFVNFIQQPLPPNSSTGAGHAGQSGALGMGQRVSTGLTTLNVFWCYVTAIIGAWVADEFWGRLKTIQVAIAFAMVGHIVLIIASLPQVIVHPNGALGCFIVGLVLFGIGVGGFKSNVAPLIAEQHKETRHYIKRLPKTGERVIVDPAQTITRIFLYFYFMINVGSLLGQIVMVYAEKYVGFWLSFVLPTIMFALCPLVLYVCRKNYEVTPPTGSVVGRAFKLWAFALKGRWSWNPIRFVQNCRASDFWENVKPSNVQRKPVWMTFDDKWVDEVRRALKACAVFLWYPLYWLAYGQMTNNLTSQAATMELHGVPNDIIMNLNPVTLIIFIPIMDQVVYPGIQRLGVQFTPLKRMYAGYMLAAISMVSAAVIQHYIYQTGKCGKYPGEKSCKTPAPVNVWVQAVPYVLIAFSEIFTSITGYEYAFTKAPKNMKSLVQSIYLFMHAFSSAIQQGLTLLSTDPLLVWNYGFVAVLSFIGGNLFWITHHKLDKEEDELNSLEASSYLGRGPRAQSEKTDV; from the exons ATGAGCGACACCATTAGCCGAGGAAAGTCTAATGCTCTTGAGACACTCAAAGCTCCCCTCTCAGAGCAAGAGACTATAGTGCTTTCGGCGGCTCCCTCTCCGCATGATGACGGCTACGCAACCCCAACTGGAGAGGAACTGGAGTCTCTTCGTCGTGTCGCTGGAAGTGTTAAATGGACTGCATATACCATCGCCTTTGTTGAGCTGTGCGAACGGTTCTCCTACTATGGAACCACTGCTGTTT TTGTCAACTTTATCCAACAGCCTCTTCCACCCAACTCAAGTACTGGTGCCGGCCATGCAGGACAGTCTGGAGCTCTAGGCATGGGCCAGAGAGTCTCCACAGGCCTAACTACTC TCAATGTTTTCTGGTGTTATGTGACTGCTATTATTGGTGCCTGGGTGGCCGACGAGTTCTGGGGCCGCCTGAAGACGATTCAAGTTGCCATCGCCTTTGCCATGGTTGGACACATTGTGTTGATCATCGCATCTCTTCCCCAGGTGATTGTGCATCCCAACGGTGCGTTAGGTTGCTTCATAGTGGGTCTAGTACTCTTCGGAATTGGTGTGGGAGGTTTCAA GTCGAACGTCGCTCCTCTAATCGCAGAACAGCACAAAGAAACCAGACACTACATCAAAAGACTTCCAAAAACCGGAGAACGTGTCATCGTGGACCCGGCTCAGACGATCACCCGGATCTTCCTGTATTTCTACTTCATGATCAACGTTGGCTCCTTGCTTGGACAGATTGTCATGGTGTATGCAGAGAAATATGTTGGATTTTGGCTCTCCTTCGTCCTTCCCACCATCATGTTCGCCCTCTGTCCACTGGTGCTTTATGTCTGTCGCAAGAACTATGAGGTCACTCCCCCAACTGGTTCAGTGGTGGGAAGGGCGTTCAAGCTCTGGGCATTCGCGCTCAAGGGCAGGTGGTCATGGAATCCTATCAGATT TGTCCAGAACTGCCGAGCAAGTGACTTCTGGGAGAACGTGAAGCCCAGCAACGTTCAGAGAAAACCAGTGTGGATGACCTTCGACGACAAATGGGTAGACGAGGTGCGCAGAGCTCTCAAAGCATGCGCCGTCTTCCTCTGGTACCCCCTGTACT GGCTGGCCTACGGACAAATGACCAACAATCTCACCTCTCAGGCGGCCACCATGGAGCTTCACGGTGTCCCAAACGACATCATCATGAACCTGAATCCGGTGACCCTCATTATCTTCATACCTATCATGGACCAGGTTGTCTACCCTGGAATCCAGAGACTAGGCGTCCAGTTTACCCCTCTGAAGCGAATGTACGCGGGGTACATGCTCGCCGCTATATCCATGGTATCTGCCGCCGTGATACAGCACTATATCTACCAAACGGGTAAATGTGGCAAGTATCCGGGCGAGAAGAGCTGCAAGACTCCTGCGCCTGTCAATGTCTGGGTGCAAGCTGTGCCGTACGTCTTGATTGCTTTTTCAGAGATTTTCACCTCGATCACTGGGTACGAGTACGCATTCACCAAGGCGCCGAAGAATATGAAGAGCTTAG TGCAATCTATTTATCTCTTCATGCACGCTTTCTCGTCTGCAATCCAACAAGGCCTAACTCTTCTATCTACTGACCCCCTTCTTGTGTGGAACTATGGTTTCGTCGCTGTACTTTCCTTTATCGGGGGCAATCTCTTTTGGATTACGCATCACAAGCTGGAtaaggaagaggatgagctCAACAGCCTCGAGGCGTCTTCATACTTGGGCCGTGGGCCACGCGCTCAGAGTGAGAAGACCGATGTCTAG
- a CDS encoding tubby C-terminal-like domain-containing protein, protein MSTTYVLPPLQAPLATGCSPRIRRVLKAPQRPIALRREYMTEAKSLLTFRPQGDPKSAIGYSIQDDDGIVLFTASGRKFNDRPCREFRDSSGLPLFEIYRKSFRNSWSISLPGSSSAKIATVSPRRTSGISGWGDFTITFDNVAAFESKRKEDKELSLEVQSRGNVLALYDIVDGDRKVAEVRESIQHNEKLALMKRFPSSKHGYRPVLDIIITAHVDQSLIAAVAVIISDTVFSANV, encoded by the exons ATGTCCACCACCTACGTACTACCACCCCTGCAAGCTCCGTTGGCTACCGGATGCTCTCCCCGGATTCGCAGAGTTCTGAAAGCTCCCCAGCGCCCGATCGCTCTTCGAAGAGAATATATGACCGAAGCTAAATCTCTCCTCACATTTCGACCCCAAGGTGACCCAAAATCTGCGATTGGTTATAGCATCCAAGACGATGACGGTATAGTTCTGTTCACAGCCTCCGGTCGGAAATTCAACGACCGCCCGTGTCGGGAGTTCAGAGATTCCTCGGGCCTCCCTTTGTTCGAGATCTACAGAAAGTCCTTTAGGAATTCCTGGTCCATCTCCCTGCCGGGGAGTAGTAGTGCGAAGATAGCCACCGTTAGTCCGCGACGAACGTCTGGTATATCTGGTTGGGGCGATTTCACCATCACATTCGACAACGTCGCAGCCTTCGAATCCAAGCGTAAGGAGGATAAGGAACTATCCCTAGAGGTCCAGAGTCGCGGGAATGTTTTAGCATTATATGATATTGTGGATGGTGATAGGAAGGTAGCGGAAGTGCGCGAGAGTATACAACACAACGAGAAGTTGGCCTTGATGAAGCGCTTTCCTAGTTCTAAGCATGGCTATCGACCGGTCCTGGATATCATCATAACTGCGCACGTCGATCAATCACTA ATTGCGGCTGTTGCAGTTATCATATCCGACACGGTTTTCTCTGCGAATGTTTGA